One Triticum dicoccoides isolate Atlit2015 ecotype Zavitan chromosome 3B, WEW_v2.0, whole genome shotgun sequence genomic window, tcttgatcctatcttgcaagttatagtcacctactacgtgttatgatacggcaaaccccggagtgacaatagtcaggacacttcccggtgataaccgtactttgaggagttcatgtattcactaagtgctaatgctttggtccggtactctactaaaaggatgccttaatatcccttagtttccaatagaaccccactgccacgggagggtaggacaaaagatgccatgcaagttcttttccagaagcacgtatgactatattcggaatacatgcctacattacattgatgaactggagctagttctgtgtcaccctatgttataactgttgcatgatgaattgcatccgacataattatccatcattgatccattgcctatgagcttttcacatattgatctttgctaagttacttctccattgccactgttacgattgctacaaaacggcTAATGTTACTTTTGCcgccgttaccattacttccatactactttgctgtagatattaagtctttagggtgtggttgaattgacaattcagctgctaatacttgggaatattctttggctctccttttgtcgaatcaataaatttgggttgaatactttaccctcaaaaactgttgcaatcccctatacttgtgggttatcagggtgtTGTGTCTTCAAGAGTCCACAAAAAGAGAAAAGTAAATGGGTGTGCATATGTCTTAGGTGCCTAAAAAAATTATCTATTTCAATCACTTTTTTCCTCAACCACTGGATTCACATCCAAGGAACAACATACAAACTACTTGTTCTGATTTCACTTAAAACTTAAGTTTTTTAGTCATTTTCAATACCCAGCGCATCAAAGCCCAACAGAGAGAAATTAGTACAAGTATTAGACATTATTTGTCAAGAGGGCTATACCTCGCTTATAGTGAGACATACATACCCTCGCCTGAAGATTTTCCTCTTCGCGTTTTAACTGGGCCAACCCAATTCTTCTCACACTCATCTCGCTCGCGTGCTACGGTCGGTACAGTTGCTCGCTTGCCTTGCTAAATGCACGAACGGTTCGATCCTATTTGCTTTTAgcttctttttcatttattttctttttgttttttatcattttcttttgggtttttcattttatttactttttgttTTCTGTACTTTTTCAACGGTTTTTATCATTTCTTTCTCAGTTTTCTCatgggtttttcttttttttctgttttctctgGTTTCGTTATTTCTTTTCTCGGTTTTCAACCTCCTCGTCAAGCAGGAGGACAAGAGCAACTCTTTGGTTAATAGGAGGACTTTGACGAGATTCCGTGCTAAGTTAAACCAGCTGGAGTTGAAGGAGCTTTACCTTAATGGGAGGCGTTACACGTGGTCGAATGAAAGGCAAAATGCGACCCTTCAAAAGATTgatcatgtctttgtttgaaacgaGTGGGACGAGGCACACCCCTCTTGCTTCTTATCTGCTCTTGGCACCTCGGTCTCGGACCATCATTGTCTGTTGATGTTGGACCTGAACATGGATATAAGTACAAGGAAGCGCGGAAGCATTCTGGTGCAAAGCAGATGGATTTATGGACGTTGTCCAAATGGCATGGGCGTCGACTCCGGTTGCATGAAATGTGTACCTCACTCTACAGAACAAGCTTAGAACCACGACTGTTAGTCTCCAAAAGTGGAGTGATCGTTGGATTGGAAATGTGAAGCTACAAATTTCTATTACTATGGAGGTAATCAAGCAACTTGACACAGCTATGGACTTGAGAGAGCTCTCTGAGGAGGAAAGGAACTTGCGGCGATGCTTGAAGAAAAAGCTGCTAGGGTTGTGCTCTCTGGATAGAACAATCGCAAGGCAACGATCCCGACTGTTGCATTTGCGGGAAGAAGATGGAAACACAAGATTGTTTCACCAGCAAGCGAGCCATAGGCAGAGGAAGAACATCATTAGGTCTGTGCGGCATAATGACCAAATTTACTCGGGCCAGGAGGAGGTTGTCTAGGCAGTTGATGCATATTATGGGGATGCGTTTTGCACTATAGAGCCGCGAGAGCACACTATCAACTTAGATGCCTTGGACTTACCAAATTTGGACCTCTCGCATCTCGAGGAGCCGTTCATAGATGATGAGGTGGAGAGTGTGATTAAATACATGCCTCCGGATAAAGCTCCGGGGCCGGACGGATTCACAGGCAGGTTCTATGCAATGTGTTGGCATATCATCAAAGAGCACTTCATGGAAGCCATGCGCTGCTTCTACAATGGTGACATGTGGGGTATGGCAGCGATAAACAAGTCCCTTGTTACTCTCCTGCCGAAGAAAGAGGGGGCCCTGGATGTGGGGGACTTTTGCCCCATAAATCTTGTGCATGGTGCAATCATTTTTTTGAGAAAGTGCTCACGTGTAGACTAGTGGTGGACTTGCCGAGACTTGTAGGCAATCATCAGAGTGCTTTTGTGAAAGGTCGATCGCTGCACGATAACTTCATGCTCGTACAATGCATGGCTAGACGCCTCAATGCCTTGAGAAACCCGGCAGTGCTACTTAAGCTGGATATCTCGAAAGCTTTTGATTCGGTGAGGTGGCCTTTTCTCTTGGAGTTGCTACAACATCTGGGTTTTGGACCACGGTGGAGATCATGGATATGTGGTATACTTGCGATCTCGTCTACCAAGGTAATGGTTAATGGTGAACCTGGTGAAACAATCCTCAATTGCAAGGGACTACGGCAAGGTGATCCCATCTCGCCAATGTTGTTTATCCTGACTATGGAGCCGCTTCAATGTTTGTTTGAGTTTGCTGCCAGCCGAGGATTACGTGCGCCCTTGGTGCAGGTAGGCCTCAGGAAGAGGCTTTCCATATTCGTGGATGATGTGGCTTtgtttgtgaagcctatccctatGGATCTTGCTATCTGTCGGTGCATCTTTCAGTTGTTTGGAGAAGCTTTAGGCCTCAGAATCAACATGAACAAGTCGGCTGCCTTGCCGATACGCTGCACGAAAGAGGACGTCAACTTGGTTTGCAGTCAACTTGGATGTCCTGTGGGATCGTTACCTATCAAGTATCTTTTCCTGCCTTTGTCCTTGCGGAAGCAGACCGCGCCCCAGGTGCAATATCTTGTGGATCAGACGGCAAACAAGTTACTGAAGTGGAAAGCTACCCTGATGCCTAAGAGTGGTAGATTGACCTTGGTTCACTTGGTCCTATGTGCCATGCCTATCCATGCAATGATGGCGATGGACTTGCCCATGAATACGATTGAAGCTATGATAAAGATATGTAGAGGTTTCCTCTGGTGTAGAAGATTGGAAGCTAAGGGCGGAAACTGTGCTGTGGCGTGGGACACTGTTTGTGCTCCTAAATGGGTTGGTGGCTTAGGCTTGCCTAATTTGAGATGGATGAATGTGGCAATGCAGTCTAGATGGCCCTGGGTTAAAAGAACTGACGAGACCAGACCATGGAATGAGTTCAACATTAAAGTCCAGAAGGACTCCATGCAAATCTATCAGGCAGCTGCTAGGAGCACTGCTAACAATGGGCTCACAACACTCTTCTGGGAGGATCGATGGTTGCATGGGAAGAGGATACAGGAGATTGCACCTCTGATCTATAGTAGTATACCCAGAAGGATCAGAACCTCTATGGTGGTTAGGCAGGCCACCGAGGATGGCGCTTGGGCCAGGGATGTGGACCCAAACCTGGGGCCGGATGCGCTGCAACAATTCTTGCTGCTTTGGCAGAGTGTGAGCACTTGGGAGGCTGTGGAAAGCATGCAAGATACGACCCACTGGTCTTGGGAGACGAACAGTCAGTTTTCGGTCTGATCCGCCTATGCGGCCAAGTTTTGGGCAAGAGAGGTTACGCCCACGACGGATTTAACATGGAAATCGCGCGCGCCATCACAATGCAAATTCTTTGCTTGGCTTGCCTTACGAGATTGATGCTTGAAATCGGATTGCCTTGCACGGCGAGGGCTACCGCATCAGGATGCGTGTCCTTTCTATGACCAGGAGCAGGAAACCATCAACCACTTACTGCTCACATGCGTCTTTTCCAGGGTGGTCTGGAAGGAGATTTGCCAGGCTTTTGGGCCGCCAGACTGGGCACCGACGCAGCAGGACATCCTTGCACCTTGGCTATGCAACAAATGTGGACTGAACAGCATGAACATGAAGGATCTGCATACTATTCTAGGACTAACAATGTGGGAGCTATGGAAGCATAGGAATGCCATTGTCTTTGATGGTGCACAACCCTCGTGTGAGGTGTTGCTGCGTAGAATTAGGCTCGAGGGTTTAGTGTGGGTGTCGGCAGGCCTACTAAGAGGGGATGTTAGCCCCTTCTTTAGTCAGCTAGCACGGTGGGATAGACGTGAGGAGTAGCGTGTTTTGAACCTTGTACTATGGTGGAGGCATTTCTTTTGCCcttcttctttaatatatgatatacacactcgtgcatattcgagaaaaaaaacaGGTCGTTTGTTTGCTTTGACACGTATATTTGCTTTCACACACATACACCGTGACTATAGAGATAAATGGAGGGGAAACGGAAGAATAAAAACCCTCATTCTAGGATAGTATTTAGCAACCATCATGCTAAACCTTATTATAATCATAATCAACCACTAAATAATATTGGTTATATGAAATTTCAAAAACATTTTACGTCATGCGCTATAAGCTGGGTAATTAAGATCAACATAATGACCCAGTTATACGTAATTCTAGCACATTTAATTATTGAATTAAAATTGAAGCACCATGCACATTTAGATAAGGAACAAAATGTCcattcaaaatagtgaactaaacaaTCAAGAAATGAAGAAGAGATAAAAATCAATTTCAAAATCAACAAAAGGCAAAAAAACACAGTGTAATGAACAAACTCATAGAGTCATGTTACCCAAACGAATAAatgcaaaaaacataaataaacaaTAAAAATAAATCAAAGGAAGAAGAATTCTAGAGACGGTGTTCAGAAAATATAAACAAGCGACTATCCATCAGGCGCCTGAAAACTTGGTGGCGTTCAGTCAAATTTATTGGAACCATTAGATTGAAAATCAATGACCATCATTCATCTTCTTCCATTTTTTCCTGTGAAAATAAAAAGCATAATAAATTCAAAAAAGTGAAGTTTTCTAACCAAGAACGAatcagtggcattggtattaccctaaagaagaaaggaaataaaaaacaAACATAACAAAAACTTGCATACAATTAGCAAAGAAATTAGACTTTTTATAATATGCAAAGAGTAAGAATATAATAGTGCAAGTTTTGAACTatagtataatttacacacatattTTTATAGTTTTTACATGTATACTTAGACACACAATCAAAAAAAATCTAATAAAAACTGAATTACTGACATTGCTATTACCATTAAAAACATAAACAAATAATGAAAAAAACATGCACATAAAATTACACTCTTTAAAATAATAATGTTAGACAACTGAGCCTGCTATGAAGAACCATAATGACttattttcaaattcttttccTATACGCAAGAATTAGAATATATTTGTAAATTGCAAACAATTATGCCCAACTTGCACTATTTggtactccatccgtcccataatgtaagacgttttggggcactaatgtagtgtcaaaaaacgtcttacactatgggacggagggagtaattcacaAGGACATGTGAACTAGTGCAACTCTAATAATAACTAGCAAGAggcccatgcattgcatggaacatcaagatgcatttatacgagTTGTTTATCTTATGGGAGACAAAGATGAACGAGGGagtgccttatctgcaaatgtggagaaggatgctggtatctttttgcaaaattgccatagtttgctttctatccctcagatatagatcggacggtctctattgcaggatggcagacacaccatcatcaccaactcaattTTTTATAAAAGTAGATTAGGTTCAAGcagattgattataaaaatgcatgtcaTTTTAAATTCATCACACAAAATTAAGTCGTGCCACACAATTGCATCATCAAATACGATGTCAGATACACATATATATGAAAAGATTTGATAGTTAAAAAACTGACTAAGCATGAATAACAAAGGCATAAGACTACGTGCAAAAAAAAACCCGAAGACATAAGACAAAATGTAAAAGATAAAAAAAAACTTATTTGGAGGAACGATAAATTAGGGATTGGTTTACGCTaagagaagaaagaaaatgaagaaaACCCAAAGCAAATGATGACCAAAATTTGTAAGAGATTTTGTAGAACTTGCATTGTTCCATAATATGCAATAAGAAGCATATAGTAGTGCAACTTCAATAATTATTATGATTTAAGTAGGTTGCTTACGATATGAATTTCATTTTAAGTACCTAACACCAAACTAAGTAGTGGCACACTATTGCAACATCAAATATGTTGTCACATGCTCAAATATTGGGAAAATCCGATGACCAAAAAATCAACTAAAGCCAGGCCATAATAACTAAGACATTATAAAAGAAAATTGGGACTTTTGTAAAGGTAGAATGAATTACGGGCATTGATATTAtgctaaaaggaaaaaaaaaggagtAAACTCAAGCTGATGATAAAACTTACAATAGATTTAGTAGAACTTGCATTGGTAATATGCAATAACAAGCatattgtgcaacttcattaattaTTTTGATTGAAGTAGATGACTTTACAGAAATTGATTACATTTTAAGATCCCAACACAAAACTAACTTCTGGCACACAATTGCAGCATCAAATACATTGTCACAtgaaaaaatattaaagaaaattcGACAGTCAAAAAATCCAGTGAAGCATGAATAAACAAAGAAATCAATACATCAGCGTTGGAAAATAATCGCCTCTCATCTTTCTTTTTTGGGTAAAACTTTCGACCTATTCATCTTCAATCCTGGTAGTACAGTGtatactagaaataataaaaattacatccagatatgTAGAccatagcgacgactacaagcactgaagcgagccgaaggcgcgccgctatCATCGTCCCTCCCTCGCCAAAGCCggccaaaacttgttgtagtagacagtccgcATGTCATTGTTGTCAAACGACCTCATTTCTACCACACGAAGACATACACGCACACACGCGCgcatcacacacacacagagagaaagCAAGAACACACAGTCCACACAAACACGTTAGTTTTTTTTAGTCTAACACACACGTTAGCTTTTTTTTTGGAGGGATAACACACACGTTAGCTAGCTGAGGCATACACACGCGCACACTTCAACCCACTGGCGAACCCTCTTAGGCCCAAGTGTGCTGATTCTCGAAAATAAAGGCCCATGTGTGCCAACGCAGAGAATGGACTGACAGTAGAAAAATAATTTGTCTAAAAAAAAGTAGAAAAATAATCAGGTGCCAGCAGGCAGCAGCACATGCCATTACGTGAGGCACTTGGAAGCGGTTGACGAGTGCCAAAGCGGAAAGGCAGTGAATACGCCTTCAATAAGACCCATCAGCTGCCCGCTAGCAACGTGGACCGTCGATCCAGGAATGAACAGCTCGGATGCCATTAGGTCCCGCCACTCACTATATAAAGACGAGACGACGGCTGGCTGGGGCAGATCGAACCCTACAAGGGCCCGGAGACTTCGGAGCTCGGAGACGCCGCCGCCGACCACGCGCCGTACATTTCGCCCgagcgccgtcgtcgccgccatggTAAGAGCCCGTCGCCTGTGCTTTCACCTCAACTCCGGCATGCGACCCAATGCAGGTCTAACCCTTTCCCTCGCTGCGTGTGACCGTCACAGACCTTCAAGCGCCGGAACGGCGGCCGCAACAAGCATGGCCGCGGCCACGTCAGGTTCATCCGCTGCGACAACTGCGCCAAGAGCGTCCCCAAGGTACGTTGGATCATGCCGCTCTAGCCCAAAACTCTCTCCTCATGCACCAACTGCCGCGCCCGCCGTTGATTATGTCGGGGTTTCTTGTGGTGGTTCAGGACAAGGCGATCAAGAGGTACAAGGTGCAGAACATCGTGGCACCGGAAGGCATCAGCTATTTCACGGAGGCGTCCGTCCTTGATGGTGCggctttgatttcttcttcttTCCTGTTCTTAACTGTTGGATCTGTGATCGCGGATCAAAGTGCTGCCTTGCAAGGCTGCAACTTGGAAATTTCAGTATCACACCTCTTCTCTGATCCTCTTGTGAGTTAGAAATGCGTGAACACTTGGTTCGTTTGTGGCATAACTGACAAGTGTTTTCGTTGCAGGTTACCATCTGCCCAAGATTTACATCAAGGAGCGCTGGTGCGTGGGCTGCGCCATCCATATGAAGAAAATCGGTGTCCGCTCCCGTAAGGACCGCAAGAACCGCGCACCTCCGGAAAGCGTCCGCCGCAGGGTACGTGCTCCTTGTCTTGATTCTTACGAGTTTTCTCATTTTACATGTTCAATTGGTAGTTAGTTGTATCTTCCTTGCAAACATCCGCATGGATGTGCTTAGGGTCCAACCTTTTGGCAATCACCCATCCACTTCTTCATGAATTGTGAAGTGCTGAATACTTGTCAAGCATGTTGTTTTATTTTAGTGAGAAGTAACTGCATGCCTCTATATCCTTGGACTGCATGTATGTCCCGTTTGCAACACATATAGTTCCTGTGTGGATTGAGTTAGTCCTTAAGGTTGTGAAATGTTTATGTTAAGATAGTGTGAGTGTTGTATTTACTTTTCATGTGTTTGCCGCGTAATATCTCCCTTGTATAAGGGGTATGTATGCAGTGAATTGTTCATGCTAGTGGACAGTGGTGTGCTTGTGTTTCTTGACAGGAGTCGCCAAAAACAAGCAGTCATTGGGAGATTTAGCCTTTTGAAATTTTTTTCTATcaatgttgtgcttgaaggctgaaGTGCAGATTGTTTTCTGTCAATGCTTGGTCGTCTAGTTATTCCTTGTATTTGAATTAGTACTCTTGCTGTTGATTGATGTTTGAAACACACCAATGGCATGCTTTGATGATCCTTTAGCTATCATACTATATATGCAATCTTGATCTCTCTGGTAATACTAGAATGGCCGAACTATGTGCTTGGTATGTACAGTCAAATAATTCATTCTTGTAAGAAGACATGGTTGTGTGAATTACTTATTATTTAGTGCAATCGATCCAAACCGCATACTCTACCTTTGTGTGGATTATTATTTGTGCGATTTCTACCATCTGGCGTAATGCTGTTGTGTCATGTGGCTGATACTGTAGTTTCATTTCGCAGGGGCCAAGACCTGTGGGCCAagctcctcgtcctggtggcgtcGGCGGGGGTCCTGGTGGTGTCGGCGGAGGTTCTGGTGGTACTGGCGGTGGCTCCGGCgccggtggtgctggtggtggtttCGGCGCCAGTGCTCCAGCTCCCAACGTCGCTGGCGACTGGCCCCAGAATTAGCTTCCTAGAGTGCTCTGTTTTTGATCAGTCTATCGTAAAATctagcatgatgccagtatgttGTTCTGTCTAGGCTTACATGGCCGTATGGTTTCTTACTCGTTGCACTTTGACCGCCTAGAGTAAACCATGTGTTTCTCTTTGGGCATTTTCCTGGTAAACACTCATGAGAGTCCAGGTACTGGATGAGTTCTCTACTTTTGTTCAGTCTACTACGTAGAAGATTCTGTTAAGAGGCCAAATGTTGATCTTTATGTAGGAGATCTACCTATTTTGAACATCGGATTTGAACATGGCTATCTACTATCTATAAATATGTGTTTTCACTCGTCACTCACCGTTTGCTCTTTGTTGTTTTTTATCTATTTCCCTCATCGCTTGTGTTCCTTACATTGTttttcccaacttctgtttcagtTACCATGCACTGCAATATTTGGCCAGATTCTAGTTTTTGGTGATCTAAGTTATTCATGCAATCCAAATTGTTGTCCACCTTTTTTTTAGGCATCAAAATTGTTGTACACCTAGTAGGGCAGCCCGTCTGCTCATCACCAGGTGCAAATACTGTGGGAGCTTGTCTGCCCTGTACTGTTTTTGTTGTACTATTGTCAAGTATCTTTGAAGATGAAAACTTAAAGAATTGGGGATCACATTGTATTTGACGATCAGAGAAAGGAGAGAAGAGGGGCGAAGCGATGGAAAAATAGTAATTCTAATGGCAAGGGTATGTAACGGTGGAAGGTCCACAACTCATTTGGACGCTGAGATTGGTGCACCCATTTAGACTATAAGCCAGTCAATAATTTTCACATTTGAATACGTGAGAATACAAACCTGTTGTGGATCCCTCATTTCCATGCAACTTTTGTTAGAATCTGTATGGGTGGAGTCCGTGGCATTAAAAGCTCCACAAGTTTCTCTCCCACACAAAAAAGCTACTATTAAATTTCATAGCCAAAATTTTGGAGATTGATATCTTTTAAACGATAAATCGATCGGTGCTATTTTTATATATTTGATTACTCGCACCAAAACCTTTAAAATAATTAGCAATGTGCCAGTGCGTTGCAATGGAACCATAGTAGAATAATGCAtattcacaaattaaaaaaaagtccagttttgatatacatatgtcactaaaaATAtagtatgtttcactcaaaatatatttcttggGCTATTTTGATGAGGTAAGGGAGGAATGCGATTGGTTTCAAGACACTAAGGGGTTTCCTGTACATTGGAACAGAGAAGTGGGATATTGCTGAAAAAGGCCACAACATACATCAgagtcgttagatgcagatctaatggtcagaaatgacggatgacagacacaccatcatcaccaagcgagtcttttataggagtagagataccAATATTGGATACATTTCAACTAAATTTTGTTTTGCCAATTTCAAATAACAGATTTCAAGCATCTAAAAAAGATGATTTCACTCAATTCAAAATAATAATTAACTAACTTCAAACAAATATTTCACTCATTTAAAAAATTATTTCATCATTCAAAATAATAGATTTGATGCGTTTACAGTAAATAAATTTCACTCATTTTTCAAAACCAAATTTACTCATAAAAACTGATTTCACTCATTTTATCACTTTTgaaccaaatttccaaattagaaactattcatatatttgaattaggAGCGATAAGACCTATAAAACCAGAACGATCCTAGATATATATTGAGTAGTTTAAATTTTAGAGTTTTCATAGTTCAATTCTAGTTATATTTCATAAAACCAGTTTCCCACATTGAAACAATCAACTTCACATTATTGAAATAACATGTTTcacatatttcaaaatttgatttaaATCATTTCACTCAACTGCAAAAACTATTTCACTTATTCCAAACTTAAGAAAAAACAAATTCCACTCGTTTCAATTTTAAAAATTATTTCAGAAATATAATTAACTCCTTAACAAATAATAGTTTCACTCAATTGAAAAAACCAAATTTCATTTCATTCCAAAAGAGATATATGAATTATCTAGAAAATGATATCGCAATAATCGTTCAATTTAAGAACACACATTTCAGAAATTGCGTTAAAGTGAAACACAAATCGGCTTCACAAACACACTGAATCTACTTCATATAATTGAGAAATATCAATTTTATATGTTTGAGTTAACCAAATTCACAATTTAACACAGTCAGTTTCACATATTTGAAATAACCCGTTCGACAtattaaaaaaatcattttttggaATGAATGAAATCACCTTTTTTTTTTTCTAAATGAGTAACAAAACACATGTTTACAGTTTCACTCGTATAAAAAACAACCAATTCAAAAAATGGATATCACTATTTAAAACATGATTTCATTTCATTTCAAAACTATGATTTCATTCATTCGAAAAAAGAATTTCACTTCTTTAATTCacttattttgaaaaataatttcacTCATTAAAAAAGTAATTTCACTCATTTCAGAAATTTGAATTCATCGATTTCAATTTCAGATAACATATTTCACCGAAACAGGTGCTGATTgaaatgttgagattttaaaaatcGATTTCACTCACTAAAATAGATTGGGTGAAATAAGTGGACTGAAATGTTGAAATTTAAATATGGTTGAAAATTATTCAAGATTGATCTTGTTCTAAAGGTCTTCACGCCAGGATTATCAATATATacaaaattcaaaaacaaaattaTAGTTTAAAAGCTACAAAAAATTGAAATTGTCAAAGAGAATAAAAGGCACATATTTGTTCTCTCCATGCCTTCATGTACCTGAGAAAGATGAGAGAGGgggtcatgcatgcatcatatacaACATAAGGCCGAGTTAGTGACTGAACTTAAATCATATATGCAGAAAGGTGGGGGAGAATCTACTTACTCAACGTCTTACTGTTGATGATGtaattgttagagttgtgtcgaagttGGACTTGGTGTTGTAGTGTGGGTAGGATACGTATAGTGTCGGAGTTGGACGTGTTGTACCCTTGGCCTCTTATATATGAGGAGGCACCCCACGACGTAACATATGCCAACAGAATAGCACAGGCGCACAAGGGGTAGCCAGCGACGTGTGTCGGCATCCGGGCGACCAGTGTGTGGCAAGAGACTTCTTTCTGCACATGTGTatcgttggggaacgtagtaattcaaaatatTTCCtaagatcatgcaagatctatctaggagatgcatagcaacgagacaggagagtgtgtccatgtatcctcgtagaccaaaagtggaagcgttcagtaacgcggttgatgtagtcaaacgtcttcacgatccaaccgatc contains:
- the LOC119279716 gene encoding 40S ribosomal protein S26-like, which produces MNSSDAIRSRHSLYKDETTAGWGRSNPTRARRLRSSETPPPTTRRTFRPSAVVAAMTFKRRNGGRNKHGRGHVRFIRCDNCAKSVPKDKAIKRYKVQNIVAPEGISYFTEASVLDGYHLPKIYIKERWCVGCAIHMKKIGVRSRKDRKNRAPPESVRRRGPRPVGQAPRPGGVGGGPGGVGGGSGGTGGGSGAGGAGGGFGASAPAPNVAGDWPQN